One genomic region from Streptomyces sp. NBC_00457 encodes:
- a CDS encoding PIN domain-containing protein, whose product MSLVAVADTNALYRLLDPKLTGHEAHKKALATISHLIVSPLVLAELDYLITSRAGARKALAAARFIERNVATRRFEVPSVGPHLSSAIAVAEGYADADGGTGIGMADAMNVALAAAYRTDVVFTSDQHFRMVRPLTGHDAFRLLPDDM is encoded by the coding sequence TTGAGTCTGGTCGCCGTCGCTGACACCAATGCTCTCTACCGGCTCCTCGACCCGAAGCTCACCGGCCACGAGGCGCACAAGAAGGCCCTCGCCACCATCAGCCACCTCATCGTCTCCCCGCTGGTGCTGGCCGAGTTGGACTACTTGATCACGTCGAGAGCCGGAGCCCGCAAGGCTCTGGCGGCTGCGCGGTTCATCGAACGCAACGTCGCCACTCGCCGATTCGAAGTGCCGTCAGTCGGCCCCCACCTCAGCTCCGCCATCGCTGTCGCGGAAGGGTATGCGGACGCAGACGGCGGCACAGGCATCGGAATGGCTGACGCCATGAACGTCGCCCTGGCCGCGGCGTATCGAACTGACGTCGTGTTCACCTCGGACCAGCACTTCCGTATGGTCCGTCCACTGACCGGGCACGACGCGTTCCGGCTGCTCCCTGACGACATGTAA
- a CDS encoding type II toxin-antitoxin system Phd/YefM family antitoxin, translating into MEATARDFNQKSSQILAAAARGETVTVTKNGVAVARVVPISEDDIPPYPTDPMGEIELPDLGLPDLTDEEIEDTLKGMGS; encoded by the coding sequence ATGGAAGCTACCGCCCGTGACTTCAACCAGAAGTCCTCGCAGATCCTCGCCGCGGCGGCTCGCGGCGAGACGGTCACCGTCACCAAGAATGGCGTGGCCGTCGCACGTGTCGTGCCGATCTCCGAGGACGACATCCCTCCGTACCCCACCGACCCGATGGGCGAGATCGAACTCCCCGACCTCGGGCTTCCCGACCTGACCGATGAGGAGATCGAGGACACGCTCAAGGGGATGGGGTCTTGA